The Miscanthus floridulus cultivar M001 chromosome 7, ASM1932011v1, whole genome shotgun sequence genome includes a region encoding these proteins:
- the LOC136466970 gene encoding BAG family molecular chaperone regulator 6-like isoform X5: MYPANHYMDPYQSHYRNHAPYPYYPPPRWEIPSDHPRAMDSSYYYRPPSCGTWPYNHDMHHSHPSEFHCCCNRTYPPDYYSFRPPFPQELPPPHLYYHGPFPQHPNACPSYFVPSHPYPVDHTPYGYDKFKSHCCGCPNHVCSGAEKSNVKIEEERPNVKLESEHKNADSGSIIQHPNSKYPFIWLPSGNIKGKENGEHYELSPQILNEWAPENSKRLGDVKQQEQDNQKGKQFQWPVVWMPAGYDAPKRKAKEMNDTEETPKSPKISEEAPQSPKINIIPLSWFENGHHRDQKPAARNGSGGRSAVKDQPVVTDQDSMTLEGNPKTTPAVPKSANDEKKPLRENCKTTPVVPEKEINEKKASTYRTIPVMKENDEKKIGMREKKETKEANSAEKVEENRKTKHSDSSIAKHSKLPPVCLRVDPLPRKKSGNGSSRSPSPPTRKDAGNAKDMKDARSQNLEPKQSGTSNHITVSEVKEKSPYEMKKEIGFSNETEQAAAVEHSQKEEVPTSKDDQKVQAGSTIVGAQENTGAKSIQGGDVQENAGAGSLNGCDKSKNEDGTVIESEAAKDDASTYRVNLSEPDAAVRIQSAYRGYDVRRWQPLDKLRKIRHVHEQMQGVKKQLQCLEDSCNKPTQKEQVAIGETIMNLLLKLDTIQGLHPSVREARKSVARELICLQERLDTLCRAPSGELDHTNSNDDESERTESIIQTAAPTVTTEASDRKSQQERAVEMGKVEEPSSVTMEPCNAVPSGVSWEVRPDADSSEEKNEKQESCSTTVDEAHEEGKAEGHIEFQVASSMDMISDEAFTEHPTDNQEHGIGESNVNSVEQVTEEEKPAAEDEVKESSLVNSTAPLYDTASSGDSSGLKQYTASTDQNLYAESNTGFSPASVESELATEKDGPVDSQVHETAALENVELKDDVSSAENEHNKSSSPVVHLEDPLVPLKDVEQHGLTPAKNFVVSETEGQQEARDISLQVQAVDSIEDSGKVPDGTTEASTNDDLELDTSADVEKHDQPTMLEPRLESISAPLLTVLDESDDETQCGVSDKDEVPHVDEKTETSVDKVTGGSANCEDPLFEASMKEPDIQESHPSHGEEADDTIGETIFPDSDSCELSCPHDGGITVCEGHEMKVSSENQTDAQKENIHSDVSETDECTKTQKAAPVGMEGEISAEDSDVRVSEMDKCNEMLKEAPAHATGANPAEDEASLKEDITVQTENKASATPSPDDPKANDEKKLAEENQKLKELLQKLLASGNDQMGVITDLGEKVKALERKLARKKRPKVRVHRPSRHATAKVH, from the exons ATGTATCCAGCAAACCACTACATGGATCCATACCAATCGCACTACAGAAATCATGCTCCTTACCCGTACTATCCTCCTCCTAGATGGGAAATCCCATCCGATCACCCACGGGCAATGGATTCATCTTATTATTATCGGCCACCAAGCTGTGGAACTTGGCCGTACAATCATGATATGCATCATTCGCATCCTTCTGAGTTCCATTGCTGCTGCAACCGAACATATCCTCCTGATTACTACAGTTTCAGACCCCCATTCCCTCAAGAACTTCCACCGCCTCATTTGTACTATCATGGGCCATTTCCACAGCATCCGAATGCATGTCCTTCTTACTTTGTCCCATCACATCCCTACCCTGTTGATCATACACCATATGGTTATGACAAGTTCAAGAGCCATTGTTGTGGATGTCCAAATCATGTGTGCTCTGGGGCTGAGAAGAGCAATGTGAAAATTGAGGAAGAAAGGCCTAATGTCAAGCTTGAGAGTGAGCACAAGAATGCTGATAGCGGCAGTATAATTCAACACCCAAACAGCAAGTATCCGTTCATATGGCTGCCATCAGGCAATATTAAAGGCAAGGAGAATGGAGAGCATTATGAATTGTCACCTCAGATTTTAAATGAATGGGCTCCTGAGAATAGCAAGAGATTAGGGGATGTGAAGCAACAAGAGCAAGATAATCAGAAGGGGAAACAGTTCCAGTGGCCAGTAGTTTGGATGCCAGCAGGATATGATGCGCCGAAGCGAAAGGCTAAAGAGATGAATGACACGGAAGAGACCCCAAAATCCCCAAAGATTTCTGAAGAGGCTCCTCAATCACCCAAGATCAACATCATTCCCCTGTCTTGGTTTGAGAATGGTCATCATCGTGATCAGAAACCGGCTGCCAGAAATGGCTCTGGAGGCAGATCAGCAGTGAAGGACCAACCTGTGGTTACTGATCAAGACAGCATGACACTGGAAGGAAACCCGAAAACCACTCCAGCTGTGCCCAAGAGTGCAAACGATGAGAAGAAACCTCTAAGGGAAAACTGCAAGACCACTCCAGTTGTGCCAGAGAAAGAGATTAATGAAAAGAAGGCCAGTACTTACAGGACCATTCCAGTCATGAAAGaaaatgatgagaagaagattgGCATGAGGGAAAAGAAAGAGACAAAGGAGGCAAACAGTGCTGAAAAGGTAGAAGAAAACAGGAAAACAAAACACAGTGACTCATCAATAGCTAAGCATTCAAAATTGCCCCCAGTATGCTTACGTGTGGATCCCTTGCCAAGAAAGAAATCTGGAAATGGTTCTTCTAGGTCTCCTAGCCCACCAACAAGGAAGGATGCTGGCAACGCGAAGGACATGAAGGACGCCCGGAGCCAGAACCTGGAGCCTAAACAGTCTGGTACAAGTAATCATATCACTGTGTCCGAGGTGAAAGAAAAGTCGCCTTATgaaatgaagaaggaaattgGGTTTAGCAATGAAACAGAGCAAGCTGCTGCTGTTGAACATTCACAGAAGGAAGAAGTTCCCACGAGTAAAGATGACCAGAAGGTACAAGCTGGTAGCACTATAGTTGGCGCTCAAGAAAATACAGGGGCGAAGAGCATACAGGGAGGTGATGTGCAAGAAAATGCTGGTGCAGGGAGCTTGAATGGATGTGACAAAAGCAAAAATGAAGATGGGACGGTGATTGAAAGTGAAGCTGCAAAAGATGATGCTAGCACATATAGAGTTAATTTGTCAGAACCAGATGCTGCAGTCCGTATTCAGTCTGCATATAGAGGGTATGATGTTCGAAGATGGCAACCTTTGGATAAGCTCCGGAAGATCAGGCATGTGCATGAACAGATGCAAGGTGTGAAGAAGCAGCTTCAATGCCTTGAAGATTCTTGCAATAAGCCAACACAAAAAGAGCAAGTGGCCATTGGTGAAACTATTATGAATTTACTCCTGAAGCTTGACACAATCCAG GGCTTGCATCCAAGTGTAAGGGAAGCTAGGAAGTCTGTTGCTCGAGAACTGATTTGCTTGCAGGAGAGGCTTGATACTCTATGCAGAGCACCATCTGGGGAGTTGGATCACACAAATAGTAATGATGATGAATCTGAGAGGACCGAGAGCATTATCCAAACTGCAGCTCCTACTGTAACAACTGAAGCTTCTGATAGA AAATCTCAGCAGGAAAGAGCGGTTGAAATGGGTAAGGTAGAAGAACCATCTTCAGTGACCATGGAGCCATGCAACGCAGTTCCATCTGGAGTTTCCTGGGAGGTGAGGCCAGATGCAGACTCCAGTGAGGAGAAGAATGAAAAACAAGAGTCATGTAGCACCACAGTGGACGAAGCACATGAAGAA GGTAAAGCTGAGGGACATATTGAATTTCAGGTAGCATCATCGATGGATATGATAAGTGATGAAGCTTTTACAGAACATCCCACTGACAACCAGGAGCACGGAATTGGAGAATCAAATGTTAATTCAGTGGAACAAGTGACTGAAGAA GAGAAACCAGCAGCTGAGGATGAAGTAAAAGAGTCGTCATTAGTGAATTCCACGGCGCCATTGTATGATACAGCTTCGTCAGGGGATTCTAGTGGACTGAAACAATACACAGCTTCAACCGATCAGAATCTCTATGCTGAATCAAATACAGGGTTTTCTC CTGCATCTGTGGAAAGTGAACTGGCAACTGAGAAA GATGGCCCCGTTGACAGTCAGGTGCATGAAACTGCAGCTCTAGAAAATGTGGAACTGAAAGATGATGTTTCTTCTGCTGAAAATGAGCATAACAAATCGAGCAGCCCTGTTGTTCATTTGGAGGATCCACTGGTACCTTTGAAGGACGTAGAGCAGCATGGTCTAACTCCTGCAAAGAACTTTGTTGTGTCTGAAACAGAAGGTCAACAAGAAGCCAGGGATATCAGCTTGCAGGTACAAGCTGTGGATTCCATTGAAGATTCAGGCAAAGTACCAGATGGAACCACAGAGGCTTCGACCAATGATGATTTAGAACTGGATACTTCTGCAGATGTAGAAAAGCATGATCAACCTACCATGCTGGAACCAAGATTGGAGTCTATCTCTGCCCCATTACTAACTGTCTTGGATGAGTCTGACGATGAAACGCAATGTGGTGTTTCTGACAAGGATGAGGTACCACATGTGGATGAGAAAACTGAAACTAGTGTTGACAAGGTAACCGGAGGTTCTGCAAATTGCGAGGATCCTCTTTTTGAGGCATCCATGAAGGAACCTGACATTCAGGAGAGTCACCCTAGCCATGGAGAAGAGGCAGATGATACAATAGGTGAAACAATCTTCCCTGATTCAGACAGTTGTGAATTATCATGTCCACACGATGGTGGAATCACAGTATGCGAGGGACATGAGATGAAGGTGTCATCAGAGAACCAAACTgatgctcagaaagaaaacatcCATTCAGATGTCTCCGAGACAGATGAATGCACTAAGACTCAGAAAGCTGCTCCAGTAGGCATGGAGGGAGAAATTTCTGCTGAAGATTCTGATGTGCGGGTGTCTGAGATGGACAAATGCAATGAGATGCTGAAGGAAGCTCCAGCACATGCAACAGGTGCAAATCCTGCTGAAGATGAAGCTTCCCTGAAAGAAGACATCACTGTGCAGACAGAGAACAAGGCTTCTGCCACCCCATCTCCTGATGATCCAAAGGCCAATGACGAGAAGAAGCTGGCAGAAGAAAACCAGAAGCTGAAAGAGCTTCTGCAGAAGCTTCTTGCGTCCGGCAATGATCAGATGGGGGTCATCACAGACCTAGGTGAGAAGGTCAAAGCGCTCGAGCGGAAGCTGGCACGCAAGAAGAGACCAAAGGTGAGGGTGCACAGGCCGTCCAGGCATGCGACTGCCAAAGTCCACTGA
- the LOC136466970 gene encoding BAG family molecular chaperone regulator 6-like isoform X1, with the protein MYPANHYMDPYQSHYRNHAPYPYYPPPRWEIPSDHPRAMDSSYYYRPPSCGTWPYNHDMHHSHPSEFHCCCNRTYPPDYYSFRPPFPQELPPPHLYYHGPFPQHPNACPSYFVPSHPYPVDHTPYGYDKFKSHCCGCPNHVCSGAEKSNVKIEEERPNVKLESEHKNADSGSIIQHPNSKYPFIWLPSGNIKGKENGEHYELSPQILNEWAPENSKRLGDVKQQEQDNQKGKQFQWPVVWMPAGYDAPKRKAKEMNDTEETPKSPKISEEAPQSPKINIIPLSWFENGHHRDQKPAARNGSGGRSAVKDQPVVTDQDSMTLEGNPKTTPAVPKSANDEKKPLRENCKTTPVVPEKEINEKKASTYRTIPVMKENDEKKIGMREKKETKEANSAEKVEENRKTKHSDSSIAKHSKLPPVCLRVDPLPRKKSGNGSSRSPSPPTRKDAGNAKDMKDARSQNLEPKQSGTSNHITVSEVKEKSPYEMKKEIGFSNETEQAAAVEHSQKEEVPTSKDDQKVQAGSTIVGAQENTGAKSIQGGDVQENAGAGSLNGCDKSKNEDGTVIESEAAKDDASTYRVNLSEPDAAVRIQSAYRGYDVRRWQPLDKLRKIRHVHEQMQGVKKQLQCLEDSCNKPTQKEQVAIGETIMNLLLKLDTIQGLHPSVREARKSVARELICLQERLDTLCRAPSGELDHTNSNDDESERTESIIQTAAPTVTTEASDRKSQQERAVEMGKVEEPSSVTMEPCNAVPSGVSWEVRPDADSSEEKNEKQESCSTTVDEAHEEGKAEGHIEFQVASSMDMISDEAFTEHPTDNQEHGIGESNVNSVEQVTEEEKPAAEDEVKESSLVNSTAPLYDTASSGDSSGLKQYTASTDQNLYAESNTGFSPASTEDIDISALTASVESELATEKDGPVDSQVHETAALENVELKDDVSSAENEHNKSSSPVVHLEDPLVPLKDVEQHGLTPAKNFVVSETEGQQEARDISLQVQAVDSIEDSGKVPDGTTEASTNDDLELDTSADVEKHDQPTMLEPRLESISAPLLTVLDESDDETQCGVSDKDEVPHVDEKTETSVDKVTGGSANCEDPLFEASMKEPDIQESHPSHGEEADDTIGETIFPDSDSCELSCPHDGGITVCEGHEMKVSSENQTDAQKENIHSDVSETDECTKTQKAAPVGMEGEISAEDSDVRVSEMDKCNEMLKEAPAHATGANPAEDEASLKEDITVQTENKASATPSPDDPKANDEKKLAEENQKLKELLQKLLASGNDQMGVITDLGEKVKALERKLARKKRPKVRVHRPSRHATAKVH; encoded by the exons ATGTATCCAGCAAACCACTACATGGATCCATACCAATCGCACTACAGAAATCATGCTCCTTACCCGTACTATCCTCCTCCTAGATGGGAAATCCCATCCGATCACCCACGGGCAATGGATTCATCTTATTATTATCGGCCACCAAGCTGTGGAACTTGGCCGTACAATCATGATATGCATCATTCGCATCCTTCTGAGTTCCATTGCTGCTGCAACCGAACATATCCTCCTGATTACTACAGTTTCAGACCCCCATTCCCTCAAGAACTTCCACCGCCTCATTTGTACTATCATGGGCCATTTCCACAGCATCCGAATGCATGTCCTTCTTACTTTGTCCCATCACATCCCTACCCTGTTGATCATACACCATATGGTTATGACAAGTTCAAGAGCCATTGTTGTGGATGTCCAAATCATGTGTGCTCTGGGGCTGAGAAGAGCAATGTGAAAATTGAGGAAGAAAGGCCTAATGTCAAGCTTGAGAGTGAGCACAAGAATGCTGATAGCGGCAGTATAATTCAACACCCAAACAGCAAGTATCCGTTCATATGGCTGCCATCAGGCAATATTAAAGGCAAGGAGAATGGAGAGCATTATGAATTGTCACCTCAGATTTTAAATGAATGGGCTCCTGAGAATAGCAAGAGATTAGGGGATGTGAAGCAACAAGAGCAAGATAATCAGAAGGGGAAACAGTTCCAGTGGCCAGTAGTTTGGATGCCAGCAGGATATGATGCGCCGAAGCGAAAGGCTAAAGAGATGAATGACACGGAAGAGACCCCAAAATCCCCAAAGATTTCTGAAGAGGCTCCTCAATCACCCAAGATCAACATCATTCCCCTGTCTTGGTTTGAGAATGGTCATCATCGTGATCAGAAACCGGCTGCCAGAAATGGCTCTGGAGGCAGATCAGCAGTGAAGGACCAACCTGTGGTTACTGATCAAGACAGCATGACACTGGAAGGAAACCCGAAAACCACTCCAGCTGTGCCCAAGAGTGCAAACGATGAGAAGAAACCTCTAAGGGAAAACTGCAAGACCACTCCAGTTGTGCCAGAGAAAGAGATTAATGAAAAGAAGGCCAGTACTTACAGGACCATTCCAGTCATGAAAGaaaatgatgagaagaagattgGCATGAGGGAAAAGAAAGAGACAAAGGAGGCAAACAGTGCTGAAAAGGTAGAAGAAAACAGGAAAACAAAACACAGTGACTCATCAATAGCTAAGCATTCAAAATTGCCCCCAGTATGCTTACGTGTGGATCCCTTGCCAAGAAAGAAATCTGGAAATGGTTCTTCTAGGTCTCCTAGCCCACCAACAAGGAAGGATGCTGGCAACGCGAAGGACATGAAGGACGCCCGGAGCCAGAACCTGGAGCCTAAACAGTCTGGTACAAGTAATCATATCACTGTGTCCGAGGTGAAAGAAAAGTCGCCTTATgaaatgaagaaggaaattgGGTTTAGCAATGAAACAGAGCAAGCTGCTGCTGTTGAACATTCACAGAAGGAAGAAGTTCCCACGAGTAAAGATGACCAGAAGGTACAAGCTGGTAGCACTATAGTTGGCGCTCAAGAAAATACAGGGGCGAAGAGCATACAGGGAGGTGATGTGCAAGAAAATGCTGGTGCAGGGAGCTTGAATGGATGTGACAAAAGCAAAAATGAAGATGGGACGGTGATTGAAAGTGAAGCTGCAAAAGATGATGCTAGCACATATAGAGTTAATTTGTCAGAACCAGATGCTGCAGTCCGTATTCAGTCTGCATATAGAGGGTATGATGTTCGAAGATGGCAACCTTTGGATAAGCTCCGGAAGATCAGGCATGTGCATGAACAGATGCAAGGTGTGAAGAAGCAGCTTCAATGCCTTGAAGATTCTTGCAATAAGCCAACACAAAAAGAGCAAGTGGCCATTGGTGAAACTATTATGAATTTACTCCTGAAGCTTGACACAATCCAG GGCTTGCATCCAAGTGTAAGGGAAGCTAGGAAGTCTGTTGCTCGAGAACTGATTTGCTTGCAGGAGAGGCTTGATACTCTATGCAGAGCACCATCTGGGGAGTTGGATCACACAAATAGTAATGATGATGAATCTGAGAGGACCGAGAGCATTATCCAAACTGCAGCTCCTACTGTAACAACTGAAGCTTCTGATAGA AAATCTCAGCAGGAAAGAGCGGTTGAAATGGGTAAGGTAGAAGAACCATCTTCAGTGACCATGGAGCCATGCAACGCAGTTCCATCTGGAGTTTCCTGGGAGGTGAGGCCAGATGCAGACTCCAGTGAGGAGAAGAATGAAAAACAAGAGTCATGTAGCACCACAGTGGACGAAGCACATGAAGAA GGTAAAGCTGAGGGACATATTGAATTTCAGGTAGCATCATCGATGGATATGATAAGTGATGAAGCTTTTACAGAACATCCCACTGACAACCAGGAGCACGGAATTGGAGAATCAAATGTTAATTCAGTGGAACAAGTGACTGAAGAA GAGAAACCAGCAGCTGAGGATGAAGTAAAAGAGTCGTCATTAGTGAATTCCACGGCGCCATTGTATGATACAGCTTCGTCAGGGGATTCTAGTGGACTGAAACAATACACAGCTTCAACCGATCAGAATCTCTATGCTGAATCAAATACAGGGTTTTCTCCTGCATCCACTGAGGACATTGACATAAGTGCTCTGACTGCATCTGTGGAAAGTGAACTGGCAACTGAGAAA GATGGCCCCGTTGACAGTCAGGTGCATGAAACTGCAGCTCTAGAAAATGTGGAACTGAAAGATGATGTTTCTTCTGCTGAAAATGAGCATAACAAATCGAGCAGCCCTGTTGTTCATTTGGAGGATCCACTGGTACCTTTGAAGGACGTAGAGCAGCATGGTCTAACTCCTGCAAAGAACTTTGTTGTGTCTGAAACAGAAGGTCAACAAGAAGCCAGGGATATCAGCTTGCAGGTACAAGCTGTGGATTCCATTGAAGATTCAGGCAAAGTACCAGATGGAACCACAGAGGCTTCGACCAATGATGATTTAGAACTGGATACTTCTGCAGATGTAGAAAAGCATGATCAACCTACCATGCTGGAACCAAGATTGGAGTCTATCTCTGCCCCATTACTAACTGTCTTGGATGAGTCTGACGATGAAACGCAATGTGGTGTTTCTGACAAGGATGAGGTACCACATGTGGATGAGAAAACTGAAACTAGTGTTGACAAGGTAACCGGAGGTTCTGCAAATTGCGAGGATCCTCTTTTTGAGGCATCCATGAAGGAACCTGACATTCAGGAGAGTCACCCTAGCCATGGAGAAGAGGCAGATGATACAATAGGTGAAACAATCTTCCCTGATTCAGACAGTTGTGAATTATCATGTCCACACGATGGTGGAATCACAGTATGCGAGGGACATGAGATGAAGGTGTCATCAGAGAACCAAACTgatgctcagaaagaaaacatcCATTCAGATGTCTCCGAGACAGATGAATGCACTAAGACTCAGAAAGCTGCTCCAGTAGGCATGGAGGGAGAAATTTCTGCTGAAGATTCTGATGTGCGGGTGTCTGAGATGGACAAATGCAATGAGATGCTGAAGGAAGCTCCAGCACATGCAACAGGTGCAAATCCTGCTGAAGATGAAGCTTCCCTGAAAGAAGACATCACTGTGCAGACAGAGAACAAGGCTTCTGCCACCCCATCTCCTGATGATCCAAAGGCCAATGACGAGAAGAAGCTGGCAGAAGAAAACCAGAAGCTGAAAGAGCTTCTGCAGAAGCTTCTTGCGTCCGGCAATGATCAGATGGGGGTCATCACAGACCTAGGTGAGAAGGTCAAAGCGCTCGAGCGGAAGCTGGCACGCAAGAAGAGACCAAAGGTGAGGGTGCACAGGCCGTCCAGGCATGCGACTGCCAAAGTCCACTGA